In Streptococcus mitis, the DNA window GTCGTTGTGATAAAGCCATAAGTTTTTGAGTTTTTATCAATATCAATCGGACCAAATGAACCAACTGCAAGACCAGCAAGGTTATCGAATTTTGAGAAGAACTCGATGGTTTTATCGATTGTTTCGATTGGAGTTGTTGTTGGGAATTGTGTTTTTTCTACAACGTTAAAGTTTTCATCACCGACAGCACAGACAAACTTTGTACCGCCCGCTTCCAAGCTTCCATATAATTTTGTCATGATAAACCTCTTGTTTTTATTTTCTTTATTATAGCATATTTCGAAAGTCTAAATTTCTCTATTTTTTAGATTTTCCTCTGTAAATCTTACCATTCAAGCAAAAACGAACAAACATGTCATTTGTTCGTTTTCACATTAGAGAGGATTGATTAGATTTTCACTTCGATCACAGCATCCCCCTTCGCAACTGAACCTGTTGCGACTGGAGCTACTGAAGCGTAGTCGGCTGTATTTGTAACGATAACCATTGTTGTATCATCAAGACCAGCTGCAGCGATTTTGTTTGAGTCAAATGTTCCAAGAACATCGCCAGCTTTTACCTTGTCACCTTGAGTAACTTTTTGTTCGAAACCTTCACCGTTCATTGTTACAGTGTCGATACCAACGTGGATCAAGACTTCAGCACCGTTAGTTGTTTTCAAACCAAAGGCGTGACCTGTTGCAAAGGCGATTGAAACTTCAGCATCAGCTGGTGCATAAACCACACCTTGGCTAGGTTTCACAGCAATACCTTGTCCCATAGCTCCACTTGAGAAGACTGGGTCATTGACATCAGCAAGAGCTACAACGTCACCAACGATAGGAGTTACAAGTGTTTCATTTTGAAGAGCTGCTGGAATGTTACCAGTTGTTTCTTCTTGGACCAAACGTTCTGTCTCTACTTCAGTAGCAACTTCTTTTTCATCCTCGTAACCAAACATGTAAGTAAGAGCAAAACCAAGTGCAAATGATACAGCTACCATAAGAAGGTATTGTGCAAGTTGTCCGTTACCAACATAAAGCATTGTACCAGGGATGATGGTGATACCATTACCAGTACCAGCAAGTCCAAGGATTGAAGCCAATCCACCACCGATTGCACCAGCAATCAATGAAAGGAAGAATGGTTTACGGAAGCGCAAGTTAACCCCGAAGATAGCAGGCTCTGTAATACCGAGGAAGGCAGAAAGAGCAGCTGGGAAAGCAAGTGTTTTTAGTTTTGGATTTTTAGTTTTAACACCAACCGCAACAGTTGCAGCACCTTGAGCTGTCATAGCCGCAGTGATGATAGCGTTGAATGGGTTAGCATGGTCAGCAGCAAGCAATTGAACTTCAAGCAAGTTGAAAATGTGGTGCACACCTGACACGACGATCAATTGGTGAACCCCACCAATCAAGAAACCACCAAGACCAAATGGCATGTTAAGGATCGCTTTTGTAGCGATAAGGATGTAGTTTTCAACAACGTGGAAGACTGGTCCGATGACAAAGAGTCCAAGGATAGACATAACCAAAAGTGTCACGAATGGTGTTACCAAGAGGTCAATCACATCTGGAACAACCTTACGGACAGCTTTTTCAAATTTAGCTCCGACAACCCCGATGATGAAGGCTGGAAGAACGGAACCTTGCAAACCAACAACAGGGATGAAACCAAAGAAGTTCATAGCTGTTACTTCACCACCTTGAGCAACTGCCCAAGCGTTTGGAAGTGAGCCAGAAACAAGCATCATACCTAGAACGATACCAACGGCAGGATTTCCACCGAATACACGGAAGGTTGACCAAACAACCAAACCTGGCAAGATGATGAAGGCTGTATCTGTCAAGATTTGTGTGTAAGTTGCAAAGTCTCCTGGAAGTGGCATTTCAAGAGCGTTGAAAAGACCACGCACACCCATGAAAAGACCTGTTGCTACGATAACTGGGATGATTGGAACGAAAACGTCACCGAAAGTACGGATAGCACGTTGGAACCAATTCCCTTGTTTAGCAGCTTCTGCTTTCATGTCAGCTTTAGATGATGTTGGCAAACCAAGTGCAACAACTTCATCGTACATTTTGTTAACTGTACCTGTACCAAAGATGATTTGGTATTGACCTGAGTTAAAGAAAGCACCTTGAACTTTTTCCAAGTTCTCAATCACTTCTTTATTGATTTTTCCTTCATCTTTGACCATGACACGAAGACGAGTCGCACAGTGGGCAACACTGTTGACATTTTCACGTCCGCCCAAGGCATCGATGACTTTTTTTGCAATTTCTTGATTGTTCATTTGCAAAAATCTCCTTATATAAAATTTTATTCTTGTTTGAAAGCGATTTTATCCGCCCTACGACTTTTATTTTATCATGTTTTAGAAATATGTCAAGCGTTTTGCAGAAAAATATTCTATCCACTTAGTAAGCATGTTTTAGATTGATTGATTTTGACTGTTTTATCAGGCGTTCCTTAAAAAAACAAGTCTAAAATCTTAGTTAAAAGGGTTTTGTTTCATTATCTTTCATATTTTCCTGAAAATGCGATTGATTTCCTGCATTTATTTTGTGACAAACGTTTGACAGTTTTTTCTCTTTTTTAACATAAAAGGCTTGCTTTTTTTTCCGAAAACGGTTACTATTAAAAGTGATAAGATTTTTGGAGGAATGAAAGAATGGAATGGACTACTGAGCGTCGTTACAGACTTTATCAAGACTGGACGCAAGAAGAAATTAAGAATATTAAGGAAAATATGGCACAATCTCCATGGCATACTCATTACCATGTTGAGCCAAAAACAGGACTCCTAAACGATCCAAATGGCTTTTCTTACTTTGATGGAAAGTGGATTGTTTTTTATCAGAACTTTCCTTTTGGTGCAGCCCACGGTTTAAAATCTTGGGTGCAATTGGAAAGCGAGGACTTGGTTCATTTCACAGAAACTGGAGTCAAAGTTTTGCCTGATACTCCATTAGATAGCCACGGCGCCTACTCTGGTTCTGCCATGCAGTTTGGCGATAACTTATTCCTATTCTATACAGGAAATGTCCGTGATGAAAACTGGATCCGTCACCCTTACCAGATTGGGGCTTTGATGGATAAGGATGGCAAGATTACGAAGATTGACAAGATCTTGATTGACCAGCCAGCAGACTCTACTGACCACTTCCGCGATCCGCAAATTTTTAATTTTAAAGGTCAATACTATGCCATCGTCGGTGGACAAGATTTGGAGAAAAAAAGCTTCGTCCGTCTCTACAAGGCTGTTGACAATGACTACACAAACTGGCAAGCTATTGGTGACCTTGACTTTGCTAACGATCGCACTGCCTACATGATGGAATGTCCAAATCTTGTCTTTGTAGGAGAGCAGCCTGTCCTTCTCTACTGCCCTCAAGGATTGGATAAGAAAGTTCTAGACTACGACAATATCTATCCAAATATGTATAAAATCGGGGCTTCCTTTGACCCTGAAAATGCCAAAATGGTAGATGTGTCTCAACTTCAAAACATGGATTACGGTTTCGAAGCCTATGCAACCCAAGCCTTCAACGCTCCTGACGGACGTGCTCTAGCAGTTAGCTGGCTTGGTTTGCCAGATGTTTCTTACCCATCTGACCGCTTTGACCACCAAGGAACCTTCTCTTTGGTCAAAGAACTGACTATCAAAGATGGCAAACTCTACCAATACCCAGTCGCAGCTATCAAGG includes these proteins:
- a CDS encoding sucrose-6-phosphate hydrolase, translating into MEWTTERRYRLYQDWTQEEIKNIKENMAQSPWHTHYHVEPKTGLLNDPNGFSYFDGKWIVFYQNFPFGAAHGLKSWVQLESEDLVHFTETGVKVLPDTPLDSHGAYSGSAMQFGDNLFLFYTGNVRDENWIRHPYQIGALMDKDGKITKIDKILIDQPADSTDHFRDPQIFNFKGQYYAIVGGQDLEKKSFVRLYKAVDNDYTNWQAIGDLDFANDRTAYMMECPNLVFVGEQPVLLYCPQGLDKKVLDYDNIYPNMYKIGASFDPENAKMVDVSQLQNMDYGFEAYATQAFNAPDGRALAVSWLGLPDVSYPSDRFDHQGTFSLVKELTIKDGKLYQYPVAAIKDLRASEEAFSNRAQTNNTYELELNLEANSQSEIILLADKEGKGLSINFDLVNGQVTVDRSQAGEQYAQEFGTTRSCPINHQATTATIFIDNSVFEIFINKGEKVFSGRVFPHADQNGILIKSGNPTGTYYELDYGRKAN
- a CDS encoding sucrose-specific PTS transporter subunit IIBC, translating into MNNQEIAKKVIDALGGRENVNSVAHCATRLRVMVKDEGKINKEVIENLEKVQGAFFNSGQYQIIFGTGTVNKMYDEVVALGLPTSSKADMKAEAAKQGNWFQRAIRTFGDVFVPIIPVIVATGLFMGVRGLFNALEMPLPGDFATYTQILTDTAFIILPGLVVWSTFRVFGGNPAVGIVLGMMLVSGSLPNAWAVAQGGEVTAMNFFGFIPVVGLQGSVLPAFIIGVVGAKFEKAVRKVVPDVIDLLVTPFVTLLVMSILGLFVIGPVFHVVENYILIATKAILNMPFGLGGFLIGGVHQLIVVSGVHHIFNLLEVQLLAADHANPFNAIITAAMTAQGAATVAVGVKTKNPKLKTLAFPAALSAFLGITEPAIFGVNLRFRKPFFLSLIAGAIGGGLASILGLAGTGNGITIIPGTMLYVGNGQLAQYLLMVAVSFALGFALTYMFGYEDEKEVATEVETERLVQEETTGNIPAALQNETLVTPIVGDVVALADVNDPVFSSGAMGQGIAVKPSQGVVYAPADAEVSIAFATGHAFGLKTTNGAEVLIHVGIDTVTMNGEGFEQKVTQGDKVKAGDVLGTFDSNKIAAAGLDDTTMVIVTNTADYASVAPVATGSVAKGDAVIEVKI